In Paenibacillus sp. 1781tsa1, one DNA window encodes the following:
- a CDS encoding extracellular solute-binding protein: MFRSSFILALLMMCLMSGLAACSESEQSEDKGASIKADFTEEMQSLTLNLEEPSWKLDTTPVNLTWFVGAEWYGHTWGESLTSKYVTQKTGVNIEFEVSTGEPSEMLSRMLTTGSLPDLITIGSWESAVKKLRESNLIYALDELANQYDPYFYNVAGDGALQWYRQEDGHTYVIPNDAYSPEQIRSTGLTGANQTFLVRKDLYESMGKPDLSTPKGFLDALHLLKNQYSVYKGQLISPFWAQGNASYGMTDYLQNLLAIPHEENGKVYDRMTDPDYIEWLKTFRTAYEQGLINVDFLVDSSAQVQEKTNHAQYFMMIREWTDISDLNSKLEVLTNQSSYYIAVDGPRSSRGESAKLFPGSMDGWMVTMISRSTKNPERAIRFLTYLASEEGQRDLFLGKEGETWTMENGKPRLTAAMVQLHDTDRERLEKEYGIMDTYWMLRNPAFVNPWRPEHTPSIKQMEAFANQHADLDSGIYRGLDPVGDSDIALAWSRISQNWEEVLPELITAKDEAAFDKIFENFLIRRVNYGFNQVMEYRQAELELRKAKIAR; encoded by the coding sequence TCATGGAAGCTGGATACCACACCCGTGAATCTAACGTGGTTCGTTGGGGCCGAATGGTACGGGCACACTTGGGGTGAAAGCCTGACTTCCAAATATGTCACCCAAAAAACAGGGGTCAATATCGAATTTGAAGTATCAACCGGTGAACCAAGCGAGATGTTATCACGGATGTTGACGACCGGTAGTCTGCCGGATTTGATAACCATCGGCTCCTGGGAGAGTGCGGTTAAAAAACTTCGAGAGAGTAATCTCATCTATGCCCTGGATGAGCTCGCCAACCAGTATGATCCTTACTTTTACAATGTAGCAGGTGATGGTGCTCTACAGTGGTATCGGCAGGAGGACGGTCATACCTATGTCATTCCCAATGATGCGTACAGTCCCGAACAGATCCGTTCAACCGGCTTGACGGGAGCGAACCAAACCTTTCTCGTACGCAAAGATCTGTATGAATCGATGGGCAAACCGGACCTTAGCACACCGAAAGGTTTTCTAGATGCACTGCACTTGCTGAAGAATCAATATTCGGTTTATAAAGGTCAGCTCATCAGTCCATTTTGGGCACAGGGGAATGCATCCTATGGGATGACCGATTATTTGCAAAATCTCCTTGCAATCCCCCATGAGGAGAACGGTAAAGTATACGACCGAATGACAGATCCCGATTATATCGAGTGGCTGAAAACATTTCGTACCGCTTACGAGCAGGGCCTGATTAATGTTGATTTTCTGGTCGACTCCAGTGCACAGGTGCAGGAAAAAACCAATCATGCCCAATACTTTATGATGATTCGGGAATGGACAGACATATCGGACCTCAATTCAAAATTGGAAGTCCTTACGAATCAGAGTTCATACTATATTGCTGTAGATGGACCCCGGAGCAGCAGGGGAGAATCCGCCAAACTGTTCCCCGGCAGCATGGATGGCTGGATGGTTACGATGATTAGCAGATCCACGAAAAACCCTGAACGAGCCATCCGATTTTTGACCTATCTGGCCAGCGAAGAAGGCCAAAGGGATTTATTTTTGGGCAAAGAAGGTGAAACCTGGACGATGGAGAATGGCAAACCCCGGTTGACGGCGGCAATGGTCCAGTTGCATGACACGGATCGGGAGCGGCTGGAAAAGGAATATGGCATTATGGATACCTACTGGATGCTGCGAAACCCTGCTTTCGTTAACCCGTGGAGACCAGAACATACTCCGTCCATTAAGCAAATGGAGGCGTTCGCTAACCAACACGCCGATCTGGACAGCGGCATCTATAGAGGACTCGATCCTGTAGGGGATTCCGATATAGCGTTAGCCTGGTCACGTATTTCTCAGAATTGGGAAGAGGTGCTTCCAGAACTGATTACAGCGAAGGATGAAGCTGCCTTTGACAAAATTTTCGAAAACTTTCTGATACGTCGTGTGAACTACGGCTTTAACCAGGTGATGGAATATCGCCAGGCTGAACTGGAACTGCGGAAAGCCAAGATAGCCAGATAA
- a CDS encoding sensor histidine kinase: protein MKYLLTRLKKLYRNARISQKLFLAFSLMIAIPVILISFVYIRMQENQLYKDAMATGNSHVSWLNEQLRRRMDMIENASNTALTQKSFVDFIHSNMVVDGLRLVKFKQNQYEQMLNIIQSNAMISELSFYVDNPNLYEIWPEIYHYKKFSPQDYWVKLRDEGGAAYRLFSFRDGEHTLSYYRLVRLQGQEKKRPSIMEVRVPHSMFFSDLLQENKGDFFSVLMNASDPPQYVYNPQHEFSEKYGLGLKEILGSIHRQLDISPQESPLQVRVGDQSYYVLYRYIAPLNTYVVDIASHQALMKGPRSWYAFVVTITLCVLLLIMLLVSQTTRRIFRRLDSVLVSMRQVRKGELDAMIDTGLDENERGDEIDEVAVNYNKMLHEVKRLMTQVVDKQLIAKNAQLHSLHSQINSHFLYNALESIRMVAEVQRQPTIANSLVSLGSQLRYSMQWRNDTVAFREELANIQSYIEFINFMEGGSIVMTADLPQEILRYAIPKMCMQPIVENAVHHGAPSGGRVSIEITFSVENDSLLFINIRDDGEGLEPEMLHRLQAVLRSESDTPMVTSRSGLGLENVNKRLQLHYGKNCGLWIDSVQGAYTCVTIRLPWENGNLGGW, encoded by the coding sequence ATGAAATACCTGCTAACGAGATTGAAGAAGCTTTATCGCAATGCCCGTATATCCCAAAAGCTCTTTCTGGCATTTAGCCTGATGATTGCCATACCTGTTATTTTGATATCCTTTGTGTATATCCGTATGCAAGAAAACCAGTTATATAAGGACGCTATGGCAACAGGCAACAGTCACGTTTCATGGCTGAATGAACAATTGCGCAGAAGAATGGACATGATTGAGAACGCTTCCAACACAGCCCTCACTCAAAAGTCATTTGTGGATTTTATTCATTCCAATATGGTTGTGGATGGACTGCGTCTGGTAAAGTTCAAGCAAAACCAGTATGAGCAAATGCTCAATATCATTCAAAGCAATGCGATGATCAGTGAGCTTAGCTTTTACGTCGATAACCCAAACTTATATGAAATCTGGCCTGAAATCTATCATTACAAGAAATTTTCGCCGCAGGATTATTGGGTAAAGCTTCGGGATGAAGGTGGTGCGGCTTACCGCTTATTTTCTTTTAGGGATGGTGAGCACACCTTATCCTACTATCGTCTGGTTCGCCTTCAAGGGCAAGAAAAAAAACGCCCTAGTATTATGGAAGTGCGAGTTCCCCACAGCATGTTTTTCAGCGACCTGCTACAGGAGAACAAGGGGGACTTCTTTTCGGTATTGATGAACGCAAGTGATCCTCCCCAGTATGTTTACAATCCCCAGCATGAGTTTTCGGAAAAGTACGGGCTGGGGCTGAAGGAGATCCTTGGCAGTATTCATCGGCAGCTGGATATATCGCCGCAGGAAAGCCCGCTTCAGGTCAGGGTGGGAGATCAGAGTTACTATGTATTGTATCGATACATCGCTCCGTTGAACACTTATGTGGTCGATATTGCTTCCCATCAGGCATTGATGAAGGGACCGCGCAGTTGGTATGCATTTGTGGTAACGATTACATTATGTGTATTGCTGCTAATTATGCTACTCGTATCCCAAACGACGCGGCGTATTTTCCGGCGATTGGACAGCGTACTCGTTTCAATGCGTCAGGTACGGAAAGGCGAGCTGGATGCAATGATTGATACAGGCCTGGATGAGAACGAAAGAGGAGATGAAATCGATGAGGTGGCGGTGAATTACAATAAAATGTTACATGAAGTCAAACGTCTAATGACACAGGTCGTGGATAAGCAGTTAATTGCCAAAAACGCACAGTTACACTCCCTGCATTCGCAGATTAACTCCCACTTTTTATATAACGCTCTGGAATCGATCCGGATGGTGGCAGAGGTACAGCGGCAGCCTACAATAGCCAATTCATTGGTGTCATTGGGCTCCCAGCTACGCTACAGCATGCAGTGGCGTAACGATACCGTTGCTTTTCGTGAGGAACTTGCCAATATCCAAAGTTATATTGAATTTATCAACTTTATGGAAGGCGGCAGTATCGTTATGACGGCAGATCTTCCTCAGGAGATCCTTCGCTACGCCATTCCCAAGATGTGTATGCAGCCCATCGTTGAAAATGCCGTTCATCACGGGGCACCTTCAGGTGGCAGGGTATCTATAGAGATTACCTTTTCTGTGGAGAATGACAGTCTGCTGTTCATTAACATAAGAGATGACGGAGAGGGGTTAGAGCCTGAGATGTTACACCGTCTTCAGGCAGTACTGCGAAGCGAATCGGATACGCCGATGGTTACTAGCAGGAGCGGGCTTGGTTTGGAAAACGTGAATAAGCGGTTGCAGCTTCATTATGGCAAGAATTGCGGTCTTTGGATTGATAGTGTGCAAGGTGCATATACCTGTGTAACGATACGCTTGCCTTGGGAAAATGGTAATCTTGGAGGGTGGTAG
- a CDS encoding response regulator: MINILIVDDQKHIRDGLQAMLHQFPLELNNIYCAASGMEALCLLRQHCIHIVITDIRMPDMDGLALMAQSKEEYMDVEYLIISGYSDFTYAQKAIGLGAKGYLLKPLKREDLQNSLEHVWQEIQTRQALTHNMQHVSRLAQETDRKELRMFMQGALSDDAWILQIEEQNDALWRNYRLALLREEVGINQPGASSTHSMESIAYRVFGRQGCICLQHRPYLILAVDASIDPGVFPAALKEGKIDAITAMTNPIQGLKELPDSYNQVLELYRHSYLFPDQYSIFPAHIEHMEQQWQLPYEDLYELFQSVGTDNSGIITQGISTIFHKKVLQRYPIRYTQQLCAATVQMMEEYERVIRPYMGEEVLDLESLRNLFDYQGMRDYIQALQQQLLRLNQFYYDYKCSYRHSHDLNEAIRYIHESYHKPLDLAMVSNHVSLNYAYFSNLFKKNMGKGFAEYLRDVRLDKARRLLAETDHKIVEVAAMVGYESYKSFTRAFRHVMQIQPTEYRQMMRQRAD, translated from the coding sequence ATGATTAATATCCTGATTGTGGACGATCAAAAACACATTCGTGACGGCCTGCAGGCCATGCTGCATCAATTTCCTCTGGAACTGAACAACATATATTGTGCCGCGAGCGGGATGGAGGCGCTGTGCCTATTGCGGCAGCATTGCATTCACATCGTTATTACCGATATTAGGATGCCGGATATGGATGGGTTGGCACTCATGGCTCAAAGCAAAGAGGAATATATGGATGTGGAATACCTCATTATCAGCGGTTATAGTGATTTTACATATGCCCAAAAAGCGATCGGGCTTGGGGCAAAGGGCTACTTGCTAAAACCTTTGAAGCGAGAGGATCTGCAAAATTCCCTGGAGCATGTATGGCAAGAGATCCAGACACGGCAGGCACTTACACATAATATGCAGCATGTATCCCGTCTCGCCCAAGAGACCGATCGTAAAGAATTAAGAATGTTTATGCAAGGAGCGTTAAGTGATGACGCATGGATTCTTCAGATTGAGGAACAAAATGATGCGTTATGGCGTAATTATCGCCTAGCCCTGCTGAGGGAAGAAGTTGGCATTAACCAGCCCGGAGCCAGCAGCACCCATAGTATGGAATCCATTGCTTATCGTGTGTTTGGCAGACAAGGTTGTATTTGCCTGCAACATCGCCCATACCTGATCCTTGCGGTGGATGCGTCCATAGATCCAGGTGTTTTTCCTGCAGCACTCAAGGAAGGAAAGATCGATGCCATAACGGCCATGACTAACCCGATTCAGGGGTTAAAAGAACTACCAGACAGCTATAACCAAGTGCTTGAGCTCTATCGCCACAGTTACCTGTTTCCTGATCAGTACAGTATCTTTCCGGCACATATTGAGCATATGGAGCAGCAGTGGCAACTTCCCTATGAAGACCTATATGAACTCTTCCAGTCAGTCGGAACAGATAACAGTGGAATAATTACTCAGGGTATTTCTACAATATTTCACAAAAAGGTGCTGCAACGCTATCCTATTCGCTATACCCAACAGCTCTGCGCTGCCACCGTTCAGATGATGGAGGAATACGAACGAGTTATTCGCCCTTATATGGGGGAAGAAGTGCTGGACCTTGAATCATTGCGTAATCTCTTTGATTATCAAGGGATGCGTGATTATATACAAGCACTGCAACAGCAGCTGCTTCGGCTGAATCAGTTCTATTATGACTATAAGTGCAGCTATCGCCATTCGCACGATCTCAATGAAGCCATTCGTTATATACACGAGAGTTACCATAAACCACTGGACCTTGCGATGGTATCCAATCATGTATCGCTTAATTATGCTTATTTTTCAAATCTGTTCAAGAAGAATATGGGTAAAGGTTTTGCTGAATACCTACGAGATGTGCGTCTGGATAAAGCGCGGCGGCTTCTCGCCGAAACGGATCATAAAATTGTTGAGGTTGCTGCTATGGTTGGATATGAGAGCTACAAAAGCTTTACACGCGCGTTCCGACATGTGATGCAGATCCAACCCACAGAGTACCGACAGATGATGCGGCAGAGGGCAGATTGA
- a CDS encoding family 16 glycosylhydrolase, translating to MKPSHFTQKRFMKKVLGMLLVVVMLASVGILPASKVQAAGTTVTSMEYFSPADGPVISKSGVGKASYGFVMPKFNGGSATWNDVYSDVGVNVKVGNNWVDIDQAGGYIYNQNWGHWSDGGFNGYWFTLSATTEIQLYSKANGVKLEYQLVFQNINKTTITAMNATQGPQITAGFTGGAGFTYPTFNNNPAITYEAVADDLKVYVKPVNSSTWIDIDNNAASGWIYDQNFGQFTDGGGGYWFNVTESINVKLESKTSSANLVYTITFNEPTRNSYVITPYEGTTFTADANGSIGVPLPKIDGGAPIAKELGNFVYQININGQWVDLSNSSQSKFAYSGNGYNNMSDANQWGYWADYVYGLWFQPIQENMQIRIGYPLNGQAGGNIGNNFVNYTFIGNPNAPRPDVSDQEDISIGTPTNPAIAGMNLIWQDEFNGTTLDTSKWNYETGYYLNNDPATWGWGNAELQHYTNSTQNVYVQDGKLNIKAMNDSKSFPQDPNRYAQYSSGKINTKDKLSLKYGRVDFRAKLPTGDGVWPALWMLPQDSVYGTWAASGEIDVMEARGRLPGSVSGTIHFGGQWPGNQYSGGDYHFPAGQTIANDYHVYSVVWEEDNIKWYVDGKFFYKVTNEQWYSAAAPNNPNAPFDEPFYLIMNLAVGGNFDGGRIPNASDIPATMQVDYVRVYKEQ from the coding sequence ATGAAACCATCTCACTTTACGCAGAAACGGTTTATGAAAAAGGTACTCGGTATGTTGCTTGTGGTTGTGATGCTGGCTAGTGTTGGCATACTGCCAGCTTCAAAGGTTCAGGCAGCCGGAACTACTGTAACCTCAATGGAGTACTTTTCACCCGCAGACGGGCCTGTTATTTCAAAATCAGGTGTTGGCAAGGCCAGCTACGGATTTGTTATGCCTAAGTTCAATGGGGGCTCAGCAACATGGAATGACGTTTACAGTGATGTAGGCGTTAATGTAAAAGTAGGAAACAACTGGGTTGATATCGACCAGGCAGGCGGTTATATCTATAACCAAAACTGGGGGCACTGGAGCGATGGCGGCTTCAATGGCTATTGGTTCACACTCTCCGCAACAACCGAGATTCAACTGTACTCCAAAGCGAATGGTGTTAAGCTGGAGTATCAACTTGTATTCCAAAACATCAACAAAACAACCATTACAGCGATGAATGCAACACAAGGTCCACAGATCACAGCAGGTTTCACAGGCGGTGCAGGCTTTACATATCCAACGTTCAACAATAATCCTGCGATCACTTATGAAGCTGTTGCGGATGATTTGAAGGTGTATGTCAAACCTGTAAACAGCAGCACCTGGATTGATATTGACAATAACGCAGCCAGCGGCTGGATCTACGATCAAAATTTTGGCCAATTCACGGATGGCGGCGGTGGGTACTGGTTTAACGTAACGGAGTCGATCAATGTCAAATTGGAATCAAAGACTTCTTCGGCTAATCTTGTTTATACGATTACGTTTAATGAACCTACAAGAAATTCGTATGTCATTACGCCATACGAAGGAACAACCTTCACAGCAGATGCGAATGGTTCCATTGGGGTTCCGCTTCCGAAAATTGATGGGGGGGCGCCAATCGCCAAGGAACTGGGCAATTTTGTATACCAAATTAACATCAACGGACAATGGGTTGATTTGAGTAACTCCAGCCAGAGCAAATTTGCATACTCCGGTAATGGGTACAACAATATGTCCGATGCCAACCAGTGGGGATACTGGGCCGATTACGTCTATGGCCTTTGGTTCCAGCCGATCCAAGAAAATATGCAGATTCGTATCGGCTATCCACTGAACGGTCAGGCGGGCGGAAATATTGGCAACAACTTCGTCAACTATACCTTTATCGGCAATCCCAATGCTCCGCGTCCGGATGTATCCGATCAAGAGGATATCTCCATCGGAACACCAACCAACCCGGCTATCGCGGGCATGAACCTCATTTGGCAGGATGAATTTAACGGAACTACGCTGGATACAAGCAAATGGAACTATGAAACAGGATATTATCTCAACAACGATCCCGCTACATGGGGATGGGGTAATGCAGAGCTGCAGCACTACACAAACAGCACTCAAAATGTATATGTACAGGACGGGAAGCTGAATATCAAAGCTATGAACGACAGCAAATCTTTCCCACAAGATCCGAATCGGTATGCACAGTATTCTTCAGGAAAGATTAACACCAAGGATAAACTGTCCTTGAAGTACGGCAGAGTCGATTTTCGTGCCAAGCTTCCTACCGGTGATGGTGTATGGCCAGCACTGTGGATGCTTCCACAAGACTCGGTATACGGCACTTGGGCTGCATCAGGTGAAATTGATGTTATGGAAGCGAGAGGCCGTCTGCCTGGATCAGTAAGCGGTACCATACACTTTGGTGGACAATGGCCCGGGAACCAGTATTCGGGCGGCGATTATCACTTCCCGGCAGGGCAAACTATTGCCAATGATTATCATGTATACTCGGTAGTCTGGGAAGAGGACAACATCAAATGGTATGTGGACGGCAAGTTTTTCTATAAAGTCACTAACGAGCAGTGGTATTCCGCAGCTGCACCGAATAATCCGAATGCACCTTTCGATGAGCCGTTCTACCTCATTATGAACTTGGCAGTCGGCGGAAACTTTGACGGCGGCCGTATTCCAAATGCCTCCGATATCCCGGCGACTATGCAAGTAGATTATGTACGCGTGTATAAAGAACAGTAA
- a CDS encoding GH32 C-terminal domain-containing protein — translation MKDKSRFTICLLMATGLALTSTGIVTSESVAASAVLADQETNKQAKEELDIFESASKLNTNLIGWQVKGKGKLEDTSEGILLTSQPKENVMAISETVSDDFIYEADVMIMDTKADATLLFRSNEDGFSSYMLQIVPDAGLIRLRDARNGDAKLKEERKVSVEMEQIYHLKVKAVGSSLKVYWGNQYQPLIDVQDISYQSGNLGLHVWDGSALFSNIVVSDLKGNLGSVLSNKGKWQPDIGGKRGTVEQESKAQQIYNKEAADMVYEGNITLRPDSIAALAFRSSTDGAEGYEATLTKEGDQVRVSLTNTKGTVIASSLRTYPSQVGAKHHVEIKAKGDRIQVFLDGYTTAAIDVKDSTYRIGSTGIVVKQGTAYFQDTYVTELGQYYNEIYRPQYHYTPIRGSASDPNGLVYFEGEYHLFHQDGGTWAHAVSTDMLNWKRLPIALPWNDQGHVWSGSAVADMTNASGLFGDSGGKGLIAYYTSFNPDSPNGNQRIGLAYSKDQGRTWEYSKERPIVIENPGKSGEDAGTWDFRDPKVIRDDENNRWVMVVSGGDHIRFYTSTNLLDWTLTDNWGYGDYVRGGVWECPDLFQLPVDGTSQKKWVMMISTGANPKTGGSDAEYFIGHLTADGKFVNDNPAGKVLRTDFGKEFYASMSFANMPDHRTVMMAWMTNWDYPFAFPTSNWKGELTIPREVSLVTTEDGIRMMQSPIKELESLRKPLYSASNKSVSPSSGNLLKGLISGVYEIEAEIEIPKASTATEFGFNIREGANQKTVVGYKTSDSHMFVDRTASGETDFSSLFSKKHEAPMHMENNRIKMRILVDESSVEAFGNDGKVVFSDVIFPDPASRAISFYVKGGSVNVVSLKVHQLQSVWNEDIPAKAQIKMDTRVRELGIGESNTLQAMVEYGPGLGVQPLKWNSSNKEVITIDLADNSHAVIKAKKEGESTITVSTPNGKASTSVLVKVIGGEFRTNLSGWTKDLSAASWLVSEHGIRGKYFSDANYIAKEKAGNFTYEADMMLDETGGAGSILFRASEDGRSGYYLNLDPNMKAIRLFYKINGGFEERQVLAKVPTFIQPGQTYKVKIEANGPHIIVHVDSQKVIDIMDGTFAEGHFGLHVFGGSASYQNVNVSNDEPANLIKSSLVNAATQKSIYTVNLVNGERIALQDASAASVQKWVFVPTGDEAGSYSIRTTAGQTLDLDIGQNKLQLYHYLGYNNQRWVLHENKDGSVHITSVHHQKALEVSEDGTELLLSELNPSLDRQKWILAK, via the coding sequence ATGAAAGATAAATCTAGATTCACAATATGTCTTCTGATGGCAACGGGATTAGCTCTGACTTCAACCGGTATTGTTACATCTGAATCAGTTGCAGCTAGTGCTGTGCTCGCTGATCAGGAAACAAATAAACAGGCAAAGGAGGAGCTTGACATTTTTGAAAGCGCATCCAAATTAAACACCAATCTGATAGGCTGGCAAGTGAAAGGAAAAGGGAAATTAGAGGATACTTCTGAAGGAATCTTGCTAACTTCACAACCTAAAGAAAATGTAATGGCCATCTCAGAGACGGTGTCCGATGATTTTATCTATGAAGCTGATGTCATGATCATGGATACGAAGGCAGACGCTACATTGTTGTTTCGTTCTAATGAGGATGGCTTTAGCTCGTACATGCTGCAAATCGTTCCGGATGCTGGTCTGATTCGATTAAGAGATGCAAGAAATGGAGATGCGAAATTAAAGGAGGAGCGTAAAGTTTCTGTTGAAATGGAGCAGATCTATCATCTCAAAGTGAAGGCAGTGGGTTCCTCGTTAAAAGTATATTGGGGCAATCAATATCAACCATTGATTGATGTTCAGGACATTTCGTATCAAAGTGGGAACCTTGGACTCCATGTATGGGATGGGTCCGCCTTATTTTCGAACATCGTAGTGAGTGATCTGAAAGGTAATTTGGGTTCGGTGCTTTCTAACAAGGGAAAATGGCAGCCTGATATCGGCGGCAAAAGAGGGACGGTAGAACAGGAGAGCAAAGCACAGCAAATCTATAATAAAGAGGCGGCTGATATGGTGTATGAAGGAAATATTACCCTGCGTCCCGATTCTATTGCAGCTCTCGCATTTCGATCTTCCACCGATGGAGCTGAAGGATATGAAGCTACCCTTACGAAGGAAGGAGATCAGGTCCGTGTAAGTTTGACAAATACAAAAGGAACAGTAATTGCAAGTTCGCTACGTACTTATCCGAGTCAGGTAGGAGCCAAACATCATGTGGAAATCAAGGCAAAAGGAGATCGAATTCAGGTCTTTCTGGATGGATACACTACGGCCGCGATTGACGTGAAAGATTCAACCTACAGGATTGGAAGTACTGGAATTGTTGTGAAACAAGGGACGGCTTACTTCCAGGATACTTATGTGACGGAACTGGGACAATATTATAACGAAATATATCGTCCACAATATCACTACACGCCAATACGTGGTTCAGCAAGTGATCCGAATGGACTCGTCTACTTCGAAGGAGAATATCATCTCTTCCATCAGGATGGAGGAACATGGGCGCATGCGGTAAGTACAGATATGCTGAACTGGAAACGGCTTCCGATTGCACTTCCGTGGAATGATCAAGGTCATGTCTGGTCTGGGTCCGCTGTTGCGGATATGACAAATGCATCTGGTTTATTCGGAGATTCAGGAGGAAAGGGCCTTATTGCATACTACACTTCCTTTAATCCGGATAGCCCGAATGGGAACCAGCGTATAGGTCTGGCTTACAGCAAAGACCAAGGTCGTACTTGGGAGTATTCGAAGGAACGCCCGATTGTGATCGAGAACCCAGGTAAGAGCGGAGAAGATGCTGGGACTTGGGATTTCCGCGATCCGAAAGTAATCCGTGATGATGAGAATAACCGCTGGGTTATGGTTGTGTCCGGAGGAGATCATATTCGTTTCTATACATCAACGAATTTACTTGACTGGACATTGACAGATAATTGGGGATATGGGGATTACGTACGCGGAGGCGTATGGGAATGCCCGGATTTGTTCCAGCTTCCGGTAGACGGAACGTCACAGAAGAAGTGGGTTATGATGATCAGTACGGGAGCAAATCCAAAAACAGGCGGATCAGATGCCGAGTATTTTATCGGTCATTTAACAGCCGATGGGAAATTCGTGAATGATAATCCGGCGGGTAAGGTGTTAAGAACAGATTTTGGTAAAGAGTTTTACGCATCGATGTCTTTCGCTAACATGCCTGATCATCGCACAGTGATGATGGCGTGGATGACGAATTGGGACTATCCGTTCGCTTTCCCAACGTCCAATTGGAAAGGTGAACTAACCATTCCGAGAGAAGTATCATTGGTAACGACCGAAGATGGAATTCGGATGATGCAAAGTCCAATCAAAGAATTGGAATCATTACGTAAACCTTTGTATTCTGCTTCTAACAAGTCGGTGAGTCCTTCTTCCGGGAATCTGTTAAAAGGTCTTATTTCCGGTGTTTACGAAATTGAAGCTGAAATTGAAATCCCTAAAGCTAGCACAGCGACCGAGTTTGGCTTTAACATTCGTGAGGGTGCAAATCAGAAGACGGTCGTGGGTTATAAGACAAGTGATAGTCATATGTTTGTGGACCGAACTGCATCCGGTGAAACGGATTTTTCAAGCCTTTTCAGTAAGAAACATGAAGCACCTATGCACATGGAGAATAATCGGATTAAGATGCGTATTCTTGTGGATGAGTCTTCTGTTGAAGCCTTTGGTAACGACGGCAAAGTCGTCTTTTCAGATGTTATATTTCCGGACCCTGCTAGTAGAGCGATAAGCTTTTATGTAAAAGGCGGTAGTGTGAATGTTGTTTCCTTGAAAGTGCATCAACTTCAATCTGTCTGGAACGAGGACATTCCTGCAAAAGCTCAGATAAAGATGGATACGAGGGTTCGGGAACTAGGTATTGGGGAGTCGAATACACTGCAGGCGATGGTTGAGTATGGACCAGGTCTAGGCGTTCAACCACTTAAGTGGAATTCTAGTAATAAAGAAGTAATAACCATAGACTTGGCAGACAACTCACACGCAGTTATTAAGGCGAAAAAAGAAGGGGAGTCCACAATCACCGTATCCACTCCGAATGGTAAAGCTTCCACTAGTGTGCTCGTTAAAGTCATAGGTGGCGAGTTCCGAACAAACCTGAGTGGATGGACTAAAGATCTGTCTGCTGCTTCATGGCTAGTTAGTGAACATGGGATCCGTGGTAAATATTTTAGCGATGCGAATTATATTGCCAAAGAGAAGGCTGGGAATTTTACGTATGAAGCAGACATGATGCTCGATGAAACAGGAGGGGCAGGTTCTATTTTGTTCAGGGCTAGCGAGGATGGTCGAAGTGGTTACTATCTGAATCTAGACCCTAACATGAAGGCAATCCGTCTGTTCTATAAAATCAATGGAGGATTTGAAGAACGGCAGGTTCTTGCAAAAGTACCCACTTTCATTCAACCAGGTCAAACGTATAAGGTGAAAATAGAAGCGAATGGTCCGCATATTATCGTGCACGTGGACAGTCAAAAAGTCATAGATATCATGGATGGTACTTTTGCAGAAGGCCACTTTGGACTCCATGTATTTGGCGGCTCCGCATCTTATCAGAACGTCAATGTGAGCAACGATGAACCTGCAAACCTCATTAAGTCCAGCCTTGTAAATGCCGCAACACAGAAATCCATTTATACAGTGAACCTTGTCAATGGGGAGCGCATTGCCTTGCAAGATGCAAGTGCAGCTTCCGTCCAAAAGTGGGTATTTGTTCCGACAGGAGACGAAGCAGGTTCGTATTCGATTCGTACTACAGCCGGTCAGACGCTTGATCTGGATATAGGGCAGAACAAACTTCAGCTATATCATTACTTAGGGTACAATAACCAGCGTTGGGTCCTTCACGAGAACAAAGACGGATCAGTTCATATCACCTCGGTTCATCATCAAAAAGCATTAGAAGTATCGGAAGATGGGACCGAACTCTTGCTAAGTGAACTGAATCCATCTCTTGATCGACAAAAATGGATATTAGCGAAATAA